From the genome of Malus domestica chromosome 04, GDT2T_hap1, one region includes:
- the LOC103432714 gene encoding endonuclease III homolog 1, chloroplastic translates to MLHVRVRSPSTLGFATARIQFNRMSKTRFSVKPIQSKTEIPTSDPDPNPGSENGSAAELRVFSRRKRVKRTEEVQKLQLEAKPIAQKLAVLPDIEEFAYKKVNTSTNSIDTGKPPANWEKVLDGIRKMRSSEDAPVDSMGCEKAGSSLPPKERRFAVLVSSLLSSQTKDHVNHGAIQRLLQNGLLSADSIDKADEATIKSLIYPVGFYTRKAGNLKKVANICLTKYDGDIPSSLEELLSLPGIGPKMAHLVMNVGWNDVQGICVDTHVHRICNRLGWVSRPGKKQKTSTPEQTREALQLWLPKEEWDPINPLLVGFGQTICTPLRPRCGLCSVSEFCPSAFKEASSPSSKSKKSGLNKKL, encoded by the exons ATGCTACATGTCCGTGTGAGAAGCCCCTCCACCCTCGGCTTTGCAACCGCTCGAATCCAATTCAACAGAATGTCCAAAACGAGATTCTCTGTCAAACCCATTCAATCCAAAACAGAGATACCCACTTCCGACCCAGACCCAAACCCAG GCTCTGAAAACGGTTCAGCAGCAGAGCTTCGTGTTTTTTCgaggagaaagagagtgaaaagGACAGAAGAAGTTCAAAAATTACAGCTTGAAGCAAAACCCATTGCCCAGAAA CTGGCTGTACTACCTGATATTGAAGAATTCGCATACAAAAAAGTGAATACATCTACCAATTCAA TTGACACAGGTAAACCACCTGCTAACTGGGAGAAAGTCCTTGATGGGATTCGCAAAATGAGGTCTTCTGAAGATGCACCAGTAGACAGTATGGGTTGCGAGAAAGCTGGAAGCTCTCTTCCTCCTAAG GAACGAAGATTTGCTGTCTTGGTGTCTTCTCTCTTGTCAAGCCAAACGAAGGATCATGTTAACCATG GAGCAATTCAGCGTTTACTTCAAAATGGTCTGCTCTCTGCTGATTCCATTGATAAAGCTGATGAAGCAACCATTAAAAGCTTGATTTACCCG GTTGGATTTTATACAAGAAAGGCTGGTAACTTAAAGAAAGTTGCAAACATTTGTCTCACGAAGTATGATGGAGATATACCTAGCTCGTTGGAGGAACTACTCTCACTTCCAGGAATAGGTCCTAAGATGGCTCATTTG GTTATGAATGTTGGTTGGAACGATGTTCAAGGTATTTGTGTAGATACTCATGTGCACCGCATTTGCAATAGGCTTGGGTGGGTGTCACGGCCAGGAAAAAAACAG AAAACTTCAACTCCTGAGCAAACGAGAGAGGCATTGCAATTGTGGCTTCCGAAGGAAGAATGGGACCCCATAAACCCTCTTTTG GTAGGATTTGGACAGACAATTTGCACTCCCCTCAGACCTCGTTGTGGATTGTGCAGTGTGAGCGAGTTTTGCCCATCTGCATTCAAAGAGGCTTCAAGTCCGTCATCCAAGTCAAAGAAGTCTGGTTTAAACAAGAAGCTTTGA